TTTTGACATTGAAAGTGAATCTCTTAGGCTTGGAGAGTGGAAAAAAGGACCCCCGTTATGTGACGGCGACGCTTGGAACGCACCAGCTTTCAACGGAAGTGATGCTTTTAGATCAGCGTCAAATGCCCCTAAAAGAATGTTTAAAATTTGATGTGAAGGTAGATGGTTGGAAACCTGGAATTGCTGTTGCTTCTAAATGGAATCCTTTATCTCAAGGGGGTTTCGCAAGCAGAATGCCAGATGTAGATAAAACAGTTCATGAGGTGACACCGATTATTGTCGAGTATTTTGTGAACCAACATTGGCTAGATTCTGCCTTGGCGCCGGATTATCCTGCGAACCAGCATCAAAAGAAATCTCTTTTTGATAAACTTCTCTTTTGGCAGAAATAGGTATTGATATGGCTGTTTATACATCTGTGACGTCACAGCAGGCGGCAGATTTTTTAAAAAATTATGCACTGGGTGATGTCTGTTCTCTTGAGCCTATTTCAGAGGGTGTTGAAAACAGCAATTTTTTTCTTAATACAACCCAAGGACGTTTTATTTTAACATTGGTTGAATCACGGACAGATCCAAAAGACTTGCCGTGGCTCGCAGGGTTAGTGAATTATCTTTGGAAAAATAATTTCCCTGTTCCAAAGATTATCGCCTCTCAGCAAGGAAGATTAATCGGAAGCTTACAGGAGCGTCCTGCTTTGATTTCAAAGTTTTTGGAGGGACAGAATAATCCGACACCGATTACACCTGAAATTTGCGAAATCTTAGGAAGAGAAATGGGGAAGTTTCATCTGCTTGGCCAGCAGATCAAAGAAGAGCGTTCTAATCCCCTAGGCTCTCATACTTGGCACAAACTCTTAAAAGAAATTTCTCAAACCTTAAAGAAAAAAGAGGGAACGCTTTTCTCTCTTTATCAGCGGACAGAGAAGGCGCTAACAGAAATTCTGAGGGACTGGCCGGTGGAAAATCTTCTGCCACGTGGGCAGATTCATGCGGATTTATTTCCTGATAATGTTTTGTTTTTGGCAGAAACGGACTCTGTTAAAATTTCAGGTATTATTGATTTTTATTTTGCCTGCACAGATTTTTTACTTTGGGATTTAGCAATTTTATTAAATGCTTGGTGTTTTGGTGCAGATGAAAATCCTATTTTTCAGCCGGCTTTGGCAGAAGCCTTGCTCAAAGGGTATCAGTCAGAACGGCTTTTAAGAGAAGAAGAAAAAAAAGTGCTTCCCCTTTTCTGTCAGGGAGCAGCAATGCGGTTTTTGCTTACACGGTTTTATGATTGGATCAATACGCCTACAGAGGCTTTGGTAAAGCCAAAAGATCCTTTTGCTTATGAAAAAAGACGCTTGTTTTTCTCTCAAAATAATCCTTTCGAAATGTTTTTTAGGTCTTAATGATAATGCGATATAGATCGACAAGAGGTCCGGTTTCACCAGAAAAATCATTAGATTTTTCAGATATTCTTCTCAAAGGGCTGGCACCTGACGGTGGCTTATATTTGCCGGTTAAATGGCCTGAAATTTCGAAGGCAGATTTTCAACAATGGCGGACTTATTCTTTTCCGAAATTATGTGCGAAGGTGATGCAACTTTTTGCAGGTTCTGCGATTGAACCCCAAGCGCTGGAGCAAATGTGTGAGCGGGCTTATGGCGCTTCAAGTTTGTTTCGGCATAAAGCCGTAGCGCCGCTGGTTGAGGTTAAGCCTGCATTATTTTCTTTAGAGCTTTTTCATGGCCCAACATTGGCTTTTAAAGATATGGCCATGCAGCTCTTGGGAGAATTATTTGCGTATGTTTTGGAAAAAAAGCAGCAGCACATTACTTTGATTGCGGCGACTTCGGGGGATACGGGTTCTGCTGCGATTGCAGCTTTTCAAAACCGTCCTCGGATTAAGCTTGTTGTTTTGCACCCACATCATCGTACTTCTGATATTCAACGCCGTCAGATGACAACAGTGTCGGCGGAGAATATTTTAAATATTGCGGTGCCGGGTAATTTTGATATTTGCCAAGATATTGTCAAAAAACTTCTCAAAGATCAGAAATTTCGAGAGGAAACAGCCCTTTCTGCGGTTAATTCTATTAACTGGGCGAGGATCGCTATCCAAACAGCGTATTTTATTCGAGCAGCGCTTGTTTTAGGGGCACCAGAACGCAGGGTCTCTTTTTCTGTGCCAACAGGTAATTTTGGAAATGTTTTTGCCGCTTGGGTCGCAAAGAAAATGGGGCTTGAGGTAAGCAAGCTGGTGATTGGCTCCAATCAGAATGATATTTTGACCCGTTTTATTCAGACAGGGGAAATGAAGGTTCATTCTGTTTCTCCCAGCTATTCACCTTCTATGGATATTCAATATTCTTCGAATTTTGAGCGTCTTCTATTTGAATCTTTAGAAGAAGACCCTGAAAATTGTCGGAAACTGATGGAAACATTCCAAGAAACAGGTTCTATGATATTACCACCGCAAGCTTTTGCCTTTATTCGGAAGGATTTTGAGGCTTTGGCATTGTCAGATTTTCAGACGCTTGAGGCTATTCGGAAATATGATGCTGAAAGCCATTATTTGGCAGACCCGCATAGTGTTATTGCGCTAAGTGCCGGTGAAAAATATCAATCTTTAGGCGAGGCAATGATCTGTGCCGCAACAGCGCATCCTGCCAAATTTCCTCAAACAATGGCAAAAGCCTGTCGTCAAAGCGCTATTTTGCCGGATCAACTGGTCGGTTTGGAGGAAAAAAAGGAGTTCTTTAAAATTCTCCCACCGGATTTTGAAATTATCCGGCAGGAGATTAAAAACTTCTCGTTTTAGTTTTCTACTTTCATCACCAAAGGTGCTACGGAAATATAATCAAGGCGATGGATTTCTGTGGCGGCCTTTTTAATTTGTTGGGTAGAAGTCTCATGCGTAATGAGAGCAATATAGACACGACCGTCACTTGTGGTGCCTTCTTGAAGGACTTGATTTAAAGAAATTTGATGATCTCTTAAAATACTGGCAATCGTTGCCATCACACCAAGTCCTTCGGTGACGATACAGCGCAGATAAAAACAGCTTGAAGCCGCTTCAATACTTTTGACAGGCGGAAGCTTTCTCAGATTTTGACGACCCCAAAAGGGAAGAAGACGGTGAAAATGATGAGGATCTTGTGCAATATTTTCTCTTTCTGTGAGCAGAGCGGGCCATAATTGCAGGAGATTCATGAGATCAGCTGCAACAGCAGAGGCTGTTGCATCCCCGCCGGCACCAGCACCCGTGATCATGAGTGGCCCGGAGAATTTTCCTTTGAGGATCACGGCATTACCGGGACCTTCTATTTGTGCAAGAGGGGCTTCGTTCGGGATGAGGCAAGGCTGAATCCAGGCTTGTAACTGGCCTTGATTTTTGTCATTGCTGGCCAATCCAAGAAGGCGGATTTTGTAACCTAATTTTTTAGCAAAAAGAAGATCCTCTGCCTTTATTTCAGAAATTCCCGTAAGAGAAAGAGAAGAAAATTCAATCGGATGAAAAGCAATCCCTGCTAAAATGGCTAATTTATGGCCGGCATCAATCCCTTCAATATCTGTTGCGGGATCTGCTTCAGCATAGCCTTTTGCCTGCGCTTCTTTTAGGACATCTTCAAAAGTACGTCCTGTTTTTTCCATTTCGGTTAGAATATAATTGCACGTACCGTTTAAAATGCCACCTATTTGTAAAATTTCATCCCCGGCCGCGGCATCTCTGAGAAGATGAATAGCTGGAATGGCACCGGCAACGGCTGCTTCGTAAAGGATGGGGGTGCCTGTTTGACCAGAAAGCGTAAAAAGTTCTTGGGCGTGGCAGGCAATGAGGGCCTTATTGGCTGTAATGACAGGTATTTTATTGTTTAATGCCTTTCGGATAAGCTCCAATGCAACCCCGTCACGGCCACCGATTAATTCTAAGATGATATCAATATCAGGATCGTCTGCAAGTTCCGAGGCTTCTGGATACCATTTGAGATTTTTAAGAGAAATTCCTCTATCTTTGTTGGGATTTTTAGCGCTGACAGCCGTTACGATAACGGAACGTCCTGTGCGTTCTTTGATAAGGTCAGCATTTTTAGAGAGCAGGCGGAGCATACCTGTCCCAACAGTGCCTAATCCAGCAATTCCAAGACGTAAAGGTGGTGATGAGGATAGGGCAGAAGAATTGGGAAAAAAGGACATGAATATAACACCTGTTAATTTAAAATGTATTTTATTTTCTGAGTAAAGCGGATAAAGGCAAAAGGGTAAAGAGAAAGAAGATATATAAATGTTCAAATAAATGCGGCAATAAAGATACAAGTTAAAACTTAATAATTACATTATTCTTGTTGCTTTATATTTAAATCTTTAACAATAAAAACTCACTGAAGTCTTAAAAGACTGAAATATCTATGGAGTTGAGAAATATGTCCAAAAAACGGGGCTTTTTCATTCTTGCAGGCGTGGGGATCGGTCTGGTCTCTAGCCTGTCCCCTTTTGTTGCAAATGCAAATGTTTTGACAACAGATGCCAAACAAGATCTTCAAGCGGCACAACAAAAATTAGAATCCGCAGAGACAAAGCTTGAAAAGGAATGGAAAGGTGACAAAGCGTCTAAGGCTCCAGTCACCTCGGCTTTCCGCATAGCACCTTGTAAGGCTGAGGTGCTTAATGTTGAGCTTAATCATGGAGATGGTGAATTTTCGGGGATGTCCCATGATGGCGCTGAATTAACGCTGATGAATGTCGGAAGCAAAACCTGTTCTGTTCCAGCTCGCCCGGAGATGAGTTTTTTAAGCCATCGTAAAAAACATCTGCCGATTACGGTTCAAAATATAAAGGGCTTCCATCCAGGTCCTGTGATTGCTCCTGTCGTTTTACAGCATGGTGTAAAAGCAAAAACAAATTTACGCTGGGTCTCTTGCAAGGTTTTTGACAAAAATATTTGCTATAAGCCGTATTTTATGGCGGTAAAGATTCAAGGGGAAGAGGTGCGTGTACCGTTTGAAATGCGCATTTGCGGTGATAAGGTCAAAGGTGCTGTTTACGAAACAGGTTATCTGCATGTCGTAAAAGAGAAAAAGGCGCCCGCCCATCCAGCCAAAAATACAAATCTTAACAGCTAAGAGATCAGGAAATTACGGACATGAGAGGGCTACCGTTTGGCAGCCCTTTTTTGTTAATTCATCCCCGGATGGTCACTTCCAACGCCACTTACTGCTGCGGGCTGTGCTGCGGCGGAAGAGAGGCCTCCATTACCGGCATTGGGATCAATATTGGGATCTTGGGTAGCTTGTGTTGGGGCCATGGATTCATTCCCAACAGGCGTTGCCGCATCTGATCCGGGATTAACAGGTTCAGTCGTTGTTTCATCGGCATCAGCAGGTGTGTCGCCGGGGGCAGGTGGGACAGGGGTTGCCGGAGCATCAACACCTTGTGGCGGGAGGTCTTCGTTTTCATTCCAAACACCTGGGGCTTGATAATATTGTGAATAGCCTTTTTCCGGCGGTGCATTTGGATTGCTAGGTTGAGCAGGTGCTGATTGCGTTGTATTGGAAACTGTTTGTGCTGACGTTGCTTGTTGCGTTTGTCCAAAACTGACGTCTTGGGCATTTGCCGTGCTGATAAACAGGCCAAGAGAAAGCATACCGAAGGCGAGAGGTGGGGGCTTTATTTTGTGTGACATGCGTGTAATCCTTATATTTCTATTTTTTAGGAATTGGATGACTTTGAGGTGCTTTATTGTGTTTGCCAAGGCACTTTCCTAGGCAAAGCCAAAATAGTTAAAAGCAAATTGCGGGGTAAGATTGGCCGGTGTATTTCGTCCTGCAGCAGGAATGCCGACACCAACGGTCAGAGAGAGACTTTCTGTAAAGGCATGTTGAAATTCAGGTTCAACATAGAAATTTTGCGTCCAGTCGCTGTTCGTGTTGGTGTAAACGCCATCCTGCCAGCCACGTGTATTGATAGGCGCCGTCCATGATTCAACGAGATCCAGTCCAACGGCATCCTTTTTGCTAAAGAGTGTATATTCAAGGCCAATACCAGAGGAGCCGAATTCGCTGGGTTTGCCATATCCTTCAAACCCT
The sequence above is drawn from the Acetobacteraceae bacterium genome and encodes:
- a CDS encoding homoserine kinase, which produces MAVYTSVTSQQAADFLKNYALGDVCSLEPISEGVENSNFFLNTTQGRFILTLVESRTDPKDLPWLAGLVNYLWKNNFPVPKIIASQQGRLIGSLQERPALISKFLEGQNNPTPITPEICEILGREMGKFHLLGQQIKEERSNPLGSHTWHKLLKEISQTLKKKEGTLFSLYQRTEKALTEILRDWPVENLLPRGQIHADLFPDNVLFLAETDSVKISGIIDFYFACTDFLLWDLAILLNAWCFGADENPIFQPALAEALLKGYQSERLLREEEKKVLPLFCQGAAMRFLLTRFYDWINTPTEALVKPKDPFAYEKRRLFFSQNNPFEMFFRS
- a CDS encoding threonine synthase, yielding MRYRSTRGPVSPEKSLDFSDILLKGLAPDGGLYLPVKWPEISKADFQQWRTYSFPKLCAKVMQLFAGSAIEPQALEQMCERAYGASSLFRHKAVAPLVEVKPALFSLELFHGPTLAFKDMAMQLLGELFAYVLEKKQQHITLIAATSGDTGSAAIAAFQNRPRIKLVVLHPHHRTSDIQRRQMTTVSAENILNIAVPGNFDICQDIVKKLLKDQKFREETALSAVNSINWARIAIQTAYFIRAALVLGAPERRVSFSVPTGNFGNVFAAWVAKKMGLEVSKLVIGSNQNDILTRFIQTGEMKVHSVSPSYSPSMDIQYSSNFERLLFESLEEDPENCRKLMETFQETGSMILPPQAFAFIRKDFEALALSDFQTLEAIRKYDAESHYLADPHSVIALSAGEKYQSLGEAMICAATAHPAKFPQTMAKACRQSAILPDQLVGLEEKKEFFKILPPDFEIIRQEIKNFSF
- a CDS encoding homoserine dehydrogenase — protein: MSFFPNSSALSSSPPLRLGIAGLGTVGTGMLRLLSKNADLIKERTGRSVIVTAVSAKNPNKDRGISLKNLKWYPEASELADDPDIDIILELIGGRDGVALELIRKALNNKIPVITANKALIACHAQELFTLSGQTGTPILYEAAVAGAIPAIHLLRDAAAGDEILQIGGILNGTCNYILTEMEKTGRTFEDVLKEAQAKGYAEADPATDIEGIDAGHKLAILAGIAFHPIEFSSLSLTGISEIKAEDLLFAKKLGYKIRLLGLASNDKNQGQLQAWIQPCLIPNEAPLAQIEGPGNAVILKGKFSGPLMITGAGAGGDATASAVAADLMNLLQLWPALLTERENIAQDPHHFHRLLPFWGRQNLRKLPPVKSIEAASSCFYLRCIVTEGLGVMATIASILRDHQISLNQVLQEGTTSDGRVYIALITHETSTQQIKKAATEIHRLDYISVAPLVMKVEN
- a CDS encoding DUF4232 domain-containing protein; the protein is MELRNMSKKRGFFILAGVGIGLVSSLSPFVANANVLTTDAKQDLQAAQQKLESAETKLEKEWKGDKASKAPVTSAFRIAPCKAEVLNVELNHGDGEFSGMSHDGAELTLMNVGSKTCSVPARPEMSFLSHRKKHLPITVQNIKGFHPGPVIAPVVLQHGVKAKTNLRWVSCKVFDKNICYKPYFMAVKIQGEEVRVPFEMRICGDKVKGAVYETGYLHVVKEKKAPAHPAKNTNLNS